The proteins below come from a single Harpia harpyja isolate bHarHar1 chromosome 2, bHarHar1 primary haplotype, whole genome shotgun sequence genomic window:
- the SPR gene encoding sepiapterin reductase, which produces MEPGPGTGRWDAAVCVLTGASRGFGRSLARLLARRLGSGSVLLLLARSAAPLAELAAELRGGGTGGTGLRVEYVAADLGCEEGLRRATAALREVLSVVPPGRLLLVNNAGSLGDISKSFLDLTDPDEINSYFAFNVTSALCLTSTALQAFGKRPGSSRTVVNISSLCAVKPFKNWALYCSGKASRDMMFQVLALEEPDVRVLNYAPGPLDTDMQLLARTKTGDPEMRQYFQSLQESGQLIDCTVSAQKLVNLLEKDTFPSGAHVDFYDI; this is translated from the exons ATGGAGCCGGGGCCGGGGACCGGGCGCTGGGACGCGGCCGTCTGCGTCCTGACCGGCGCTTCCCGGGGCTTCGGGCGCAGCCTGGCTCGGCTGCTGGCTCGGCGGCTGGGCTCGGGCTcggtgttgctgctgctggcgcGTTCGGCGGCGCCGTTGGCCGAGCTGGCGGCCGAGCTGCGGGGTGGTGGTACCGGCGGTACCGGGCTGCGGGTGGAGTACGTGGCCGCCGACCTGGGCTGCGAAGAGGGGCTAAGGAGGGCGACGGCTGCTCTGCGGGAGGTGCTGTCCGTCGTCCCGCCCGGCCGCCTGCTTCTCGTCAACAACGCCG GCTCCCTGGGAGACATCTCCAAATCCTTCCTCGATCTCACCGACCCGGATGAGATCAACAGCTACTTTGCCTTCAACGTCACCTCGGCGCTTTGCCTCACCTCCACCGCCCTGCAAGCCTTCGGGAAGCGGCCCGGCTCCAGCAGGACGGTGGTGAACATCTCCTCGCTCTGTGCCGTGAAGCCCTTCAAGAACTGGGCGCTGTATTGCAGCGGGAAGGCTTCCCGGGATATGATGTTCCAGGTGCTGGCCCTCGAGGAGCCTGATGTCCGTGTGCTCAACTACGCCCCGG GTCCTCTGGACACGGACATGCAGCTCTTGGCCCGGACTAAGACTGGAGACCCTGAGATGCGTCAGTATTTCCAAAGCCTGCAGGAGAGCGGCCAGCTGATAGATTGCACCGTGTCAGCCCAGAAACTGGTGAATCTCCTGGAGAAGGACACCTTCCCCTCCGGCGCCCACGTGGATTTCTACGACATCTGA